In a single window of the Micromonospora inositola genome:
- the gcvT gene encoding glycine cleavage system aminomethyltransferase GcvT, with amino-acid sequence MTDVTSDAAATRLRRSPLHERHTALGAKFAPFGGWEMPLEYAGGGVLKEHTAVRTGVGVFDVSHLGKARVTGPGAADFVNACLTNDLGRIGPGQAQYTLCCDDATGGVVDDIIAYLHADDHVFLIPNAANTAEVVRRLRAAAPAGVEVSDEHEAYAVLAVQGPRSAELLGALGLPTEHGYMSFSTAGLDGVGLTVCRTGYTGELGYELVVPAAHAVAVWDALFAAGAAYELRACGLAARDTLRTEMGYPLHGQDLSLEITPVQGRSGWAVGWDKPAFWGRDALLAEKAAGPRRTLRGLVAVDRAIPRPGMAVYVGDTQVGTITSGTFSPTRKQGIALALLNTDPKLADDDVVEVDIRGRRAQMTVTRPPFVTPSVR; translated from the coding sequence ATGACCGACGTGACCTCCGACGCCGCCGCGACCCGGCTGCGTCGTTCCCCGCTGCACGAGCGGCACACCGCTCTCGGCGCCAAGTTCGCCCCGTTCGGGGGCTGGGAGATGCCGCTGGAGTACGCCGGTGGCGGTGTGCTCAAGGAGCACACGGCGGTCCGCACCGGGGTGGGCGTCTTCGACGTCTCGCACCTGGGCAAGGCGCGGGTCACCGGGCCGGGCGCCGCGGACTTCGTCAACGCCTGCCTCACCAACGACCTCGGCCGGATCGGCCCCGGCCAGGCGCAGTACACCCTCTGCTGCGACGACGCCACCGGCGGCGTGGTGGACGACATCATCGCCTACCTGCACGCCGACGACCACGTCTTCCTGATCCCGAACGCGGCGAACACCGCCGAGGTGGTCCGCCGGCTGCGCGCCGCCGCGCCGGCCGGTGTCGAGGTCAGCGACGAGCACGAGGCGTACGCGGTCCTCGCGGTGCAGGGGCCGCGCTCGGCGGAGCTGCTCGGCGCGCTGGGGCTGCCCACCGAACACGGCTACATGAGCTTCTCCACCGCCGGCCTGGACGGGGTGGGGCTGACCGTGTGCCGCACCGGCTACACCGGCGAGCTGGGCTACGAGCTGGTCGTACCGGCGGCGCACGCGGTCGCCGTCTGGGACGCGCTCTTCGCCGCCGGGGCGGCGTACGAGCTGCGGGCCTGCGGCCTGGCCGCCCGGGACACCCTGCGCACCGAGATGGGTTACCCGCTGCACGGGCAGGACCTGTCGCTGGAGATCACCCCGGTGCAGGGCCGCTCCGGCTGGGCGGTCGGCTGGGACAAGCCGGCCTTCTGGGGCCGGGACGCGCTGCTCGCCGAGAAGGCGGCCGGCCCGCGGCGTACGCTGCGCGGCCTGGTGGCGGTCGACCGGGCGATCCCGCGCCCCGGCATGGCGGTGTACGTCGGCGACACCCAGGTCGGCACCATCACCAGCGGCACCTTCTCGCCGACCCGCAAGCAGGGCATCGCCCTGGCCCTCCTGAACACCGACCCGAAGCTGGCCGACGACGACGTGGTCGAGGTCGACATCCGCGGCCGCCGCGCCCAGATGACCGTCACCCGCCCCCCCTTCGTCACCCCCTCGGTCAGGTGA
- a CDS encoding DUF2314 domain-containing protein, whose translation MLITDDFLPVPVPESLDATYLVPIAGLPKVSPKTAVEALAGRLAEPVHGLAKQMLDSPLMTVDTRPIGEFPELPPDLLTAFGATKAQLARLAAATHLVVVQAEYRPGWPPAHEWAARAVAAAVAETVGSDVVDVFGLQFLDPAAALRSLPDAQGRIRLVDWVLVPYSSDADGLWFTTKGLRRFGLLELQAQGVPDHLTRAWGAVMTGAARRLLRDWTDGLAGEEVPAFVQLPVLATVTGHDIAVAYGNPEQHGATAPVLLRLELDPATDPDADSFLSLRPPPGHPGPAGRYFAAACATLFAGIQPDVRYARPGDAMSKAIATARAGLGDIRARFLAGQLPAETQLVVKYGLPGDDGPEFVWAGVTSWDSPERIVGASASDAATDPTVRIGASVVVEATDVVDWAVLDGTGVIEGGWTQAVLDAGERPTPD comes from the coding sequence ATGCTCATCACGGACGACTTCCTGCCCGTACCCGTGCCGGAGTCGCTCGACGCGACCTACCTGGTGCCCATCGCGGGGCTGCCGAAGGTCAGCCCGAAGACGGCGGTGGAGGCCCTGGCCGGGCGGCTCGCCGAGCCGGTGCACGGCCTGGCGAAGCAGATGCTCGACAGCCCGCTGATGACCGTGGACACCCGGCCGATCGGCGAGTTCCCGGAGCTGCCGCCGGACCTGCTCACCGCGTTCGGCGCCACCAAGGCCCAGCTGGCCCGGCTGGCCGCCGCGACGCACCTGGTGGTGGTCCAGGCCGAGTACCGGCCGGGCTGGCCGCCCGCGCACGAGTGGGCAGCCCGGGCGGTCGCCGCCGCGGTGGCCGAGACGGTCGGCAGCGACGTGGTGGACGTCTTCGGCCTGCAGTTCCTCGACCCGGCGGCGGCACTGCGCTCGCTCCCGGACGCCCAGGGCCGGATCAGGCTGGTCGACTGGGTGCTGGTGCCCTACTCCTCGGACGCCGACGGGCTCTGGTTCACCACCAAGGGGCTGCGCCGGTTCGGGCTGCTGGAGCTGCAGGCCCAGGGGGTGCCGGACCACCTCACCCGGGCCTGGGGCGCGGTGATGACCGGCGCGGCCCGGCGGCTGCTGCGGGACTGGACCGACGGGCTGGCCGGCGAGGAGGTGCCGGCGTTCGTGCAGCTCCCGGTGCTGGCCACGGTGACCGGCCACGACATCGCGGTGGCGTACGGCAACCCGGAGCAGCACGGGGCGACGGCGCCGGTGCTGCTCCGGCTGGAGCTGGACCCGGCGACGGACCCGGACGCCGACTCGTTCCTCAGCCTCCGACCGCCGCCCGGCCACCCGGGGCCGGCCGGGCGGTACTTCGCCGCCGCCTGCGCCACGCTCTTCGCCGGCATCCAGCCGGACGTCCGCTACGCCCGCCCAGGCGACGCGATGAGCAAGGCGATCGCCACCGCCCGGGCCGGGTTGGGCGACATCCGGGCCCGGTTCCTGGCCGGTCAGCTCCCCGCCGAGACCCAGCTCGTGGTCAAGTACGGCCTCCCCGGCGACGACGGCCCCGAGTTCGTCTGGGCCGGGGTGACCTCGTGGGACAGCCCGGAGCGGATCGTCGGGGCCAGCGCCAGCGACGCCGCCACCGACCCCACGGTGCGGATCGGCGCCTCCGTGGTGGTCGAGGCCACCGACGTCGTCGACTGGGCCGTCCTCGACGGCACCGGCGTCATCGAGGGCGGCTGGACCCAGGCCGTCCTCGACGCCGGCGAACGCCCCACACCCGACTGA
- the lpdA gene encoding dihydrolipoyl dehydrogenase → MTPRCSDATWELDVSEPNEATFDIVILGGGSGGYAAALRAAQLDLSVALIEKGKLGGTCLHNGCIPTKALLHAAEIADQTRESEQFGVKAELVGIDMAAVNSYKDGVISRLYKGLQGLVGGAKNITFVAGAGKLVGRNVVEVDGKRYTGRNVILASGSYAKSLPGLEIDGERIITSDHALTLDRVPSSVIVLGGGVIGVEFASVWKSFGVDVTIVEALPRLVAAEDEESSKALERAFRKRKINFKVGKPFEKVEKTENGVKLTIQGGETVEAELLLVAVGRGPNTANLGYEEQGVKMDRGYVLTDERLRTSVPNVYAVGDIVPGLQLAHRGFQQGIFVAEEIAGQNPAVIDEAGIPRVTYSDPELASVGLTEAKAKEQYGDKVRTYNYNLGGNGKSQILKTAGFVKLVRIEDGPVVGVHMVGARVGELVGEAQLIYNWEAYPAEVAQLVHAHPTQTEALGEAHLALAGKPLHSHA, encoded by the coding sequence GTGACCCCCCGATGCAGCGACGCGACCTGGGAGTTGGACGTGAGCGAGCCGAACGAAGCGACCTTCGACATCGTCATTCTCGGAGGTGGCAGCGGCGGCTACGCGGCGGCGCTGCGTGCCGCCCAGCTGGATCTCTCCGTCGCGCTGATCGAGAAGGGCAAGCTCGGCGGCACCTGCCTGCACAACGGCTGCATTCCCACCAAGGCGCTGCTGCACGCCGCCGAGATCGCCGACCAGACCCGTGAGTCGGAGCAGTTCGGCGTCAAGGCCGAGCTGGTCGGCATCGACATGGCGGCGGTCAACTCGTACAAGGACGGCGTGATCTCCCGGCTGTACAAGGGCCTGCAGGGCCTGGTCGGGGGCGCCAAGAACATCACCTTCGTGGCGGGCGCCGGCAAGCTGGTCGGCAGGAACGTCGTCGAGGTGGACGGCAAGCGCTACACCGGCCGCAACGTCATCCTGGCCTCCGGCTCGTACGCGAAGAGCCTGCCCGGCCTGGAGATCGACGGCGAGCGGATCATCACCAGCGATCACGCGCTGACCCTGGACCGGGTCCCGTCGTCGGTGATCGTGCTGGGCGGCGGCGTGATCGGCGTCGAGTTCGCCAGCGTGTGGAAGTCCTTCGGCGTGGACGTGACGATCGTCGAGGCGCTGCCCCGCCTGGTCGCCGCCGAGGACGAGGAGTCGTCGAAGGCGCTGGAGCGGGCCTTCCGCAAGCGGAAGATCAACTTCAAGGTGGGCAAGCCGTTCGAGAAGGTCGAGAAGACCGAGAACGGCGTCAAGCTGACCATCCAGGGCGGCGAGACCGTCGAGGCCGAGCTGCTGCTGGTCGCGGTCGGCCGCGGCCCGAACACCGCCAACCTCGGGTACGAGGAGCAGGGCGTCAAGATGGACCGCGGCTACGTGCTGACCGACGAGCGGCTGCGCACCAGCGTGCCGAACGTCTACGCAGTCGGCGACATCGTGCCGGGCCTCCAGCTCGCCCACCGCGGCTTCCAGCAGGGCATCTTCGTCGCCGAGGAGATCGCCGGCCAGAACCCGGCCGTGATCGACGAGGCCGGCATCCCGCGGGTCACCTACTCCGACCCGGAGCTGGCGTCGGTCGGCCTGACCGAGGCGAAGGCCAAGGAGCAGTACGGCGACAAGGTCAGGACCTACAACTACAACCTCGGTGGCAACGGCAAGAGCCAGATCCTCAAGACGGCCGGCTTCGTGAAGTTGGTCCGGATCGAGGACGGTCCGGTGGTCGGCGTGCACATGGTCGGCGCCCGGGTCGGCGAGCTGGTCGGCGAGGCGCAGCTCATCTACAACTGGGAGGCGTACCCGGCCGAGGTCGCGCAGCTCGTGCACGCCCACCCCACGCAGACCGAGGCCCTGGGCGAGGCGCACCTGGCCCTCGCTGGCAAGCCGCTGCACTCGCACGCCTGA
- the sucB gene encoding 2-oxoglutarate dehydrogenase, E2 component, dihydrolipoamide succinyltransferase translates to MPVSVTMPRLGESVTEGTVTRWLKQEGDTVEVDEPLLEVSTDKVDTEIPSPAAGVLSRIVVGEDETAEVGSELAVIAGEGEAAGAAAPQPQEAPAEQAAAAAAEPQAEAEQPAVEEPAAQAAPAPSGEGTPVKMPALGESVTEGTVTRWLKQVGETVEVDEPLLEVSTDKVDTEIPSPVAGTVLEIKVAEDETAEVGADLAIIGAAGAAPAQPKAEPKPEPKAEAKPEPKPEPKAEPEPEPEPEPKVEEPTPGMSYNQPAAEAETAPQPAKAERAAQPAAPTPTPQRPSAPAQGGGEEAAGYVTPLVRKLASEHAVDLASVNGTGVGGRIRKQDVLEAAEKAKAAKAAPAPAAQPAAAAAAPAKPAAKPQPSGKRGTTEKLTRIRTAIAKRMQESLHEMAQLTTVIEVDVTRIAKLRAQAKDSFQQRHGVKLSFLPFFALAAVEALQAYPIVNARMDLAAGTITYPDAEHLGIAVDTERGLLVPVIHNAGDLNLGGIAKRVADLAERTRTNKISPDEIAGATFTLTNTGSRGALFDTPIVPSPQSAMLGTGAVVKRPVVVNDPELGEVVAVRQMVYLAMSYDHRLIDGADAARFLVAVKERLEAGNFEAELGL, encoded by the coding sequence ATGCCGGTATCGGTCACCATGCCCCGGCTCGGCGAGAGCGTCACCGAGGGCACCGTCACGCGCTGGCTCAAGCAGGAGGGCGACACCGTCGAGGTCGACGAGCCGCTCCTCGAGGTCTCGACCGACAAGGTCGACACCGAGATCCCGTCGCCCGCGGCGGGGGTGCTGAGCCGCATCGTGGTCGGTGAGGACGAGACCGCCGAGGTCGGCAGTGAGCTGGCCGTCATCGCGGGCGAGGGCGAGGCGGCCGGCGCGGCCGCCCCGCAGCCGCAGGAGGCCCCGGCCGAGCAGGCCGCGGCGGCCGCCGCGGAGCCGCAGGCCGAGGCGGAGCAGCCGGCCGTCGAGGAGCCGGCGGCCCAGGCCGCCCCGGCGCCGTCGGGCGAGGGCACCCCGGTGAAGATGCCGGCGCTGGGCGAGAGCGTCACCGAGGGTACGGTCACCCGCTGGCTCAAGCAGGTCGGCGAGACCGTCGAGGTGGACGAGCCGCTGCTGGAGGTCTCCACCGACAAGGTCGACACCGAGATCCCCTCGCCGGTCGCCGGCACCGTGCTGGAGATCAAGGTCGCCGAGGACGAGACCGCCGAGGTCGGCGCCGACCTGGCGATCATCGGCGCCGCCGGCGCCGCGCCGGCCCAGCCGAAGGCGGAGCCCAAGCCGGAGCCGAAGGCCGAGGCGAAGCCCGAGCCGAAGCCGGAGCCCAAGGCCGAGCCGGAGCCGGAGCCGGAGCCGGAGCCCAAGGTCGAGGAGCCGACCCCGGGCATGTCGTACAACCAGCCGGCGGCCGAGGCGGAGACCGCCCCCCAGCCGGCGAAGGCCGAGCGGGCGGCCCAGCCCGCCGCGCCGACCCCGACCCCGCAGCGTCCCTCCGCCCCGGCGCAGGGCGGCGGCGAGGAGGCGGCCGGTTACGTGACCCCGCTGGTGCGCAAGCTGGCCAGCGAGCACGCCGTCGACCTCGCCTCGGTCAACGGCACCGGCGTCGGCGGGCGGATCCGCAAGCAGGACGTGCTGGAGGCGGCCGAGAAGGCCAAGGCGGCCAAGGCCGCCCCGGCTCCGGCGGCGCAGCCGGCCGCCGCCGCGGCGGCCCCGGCGAAGCCGGCCGCGAAGCCGCAGCCGAGCGGCAAGCGGGGCACCACCGAGAAGCTGACCCGGATCCGCACGGCCATCGCCAAGCGGATGCAGGAGTCGCTGCACGAGATGGCGCAGCTCACCACGGTGATCGAGGTGGACGTCACCAGAATCGCCAAGCTGCGGGCGCAGGCGAAGGACTCCTTCCAGCAGCGGCACGGTGTGAAGCTGTCCTTCCTGCCGTTCTTCGCCCTCGCCGCCGTCGAGGCGCTGCAGGCGTATCCGATCGTCAACGCCCGGATGGACCTGGCGGCGGGGACGATCACCTACCCGGACGCGGAGCACCTCGGCATCGCCGTGGACACCGAGCGGGGCCTTCTGGTGCCGGTCATCCACAACGCCGGCGACCTCAACCTGGGCGGCATCGCCAAGCGGGTCGCCGACCTGGCCGAGCGCACCCGGACCAACAAGATCAGCCCGGACGAGATCGCCGGTGCGACGTTCACGCTGACCAACACCGGCAGCCGGGGCGCGCTCTTCGACACCCCGATCGTGCCGTCGCCGCAGTCGGCAATGCTCGGCACGGGTGCCGTGGTGAAGCGTCCGGTCGTGGTGA
- the cobS gene encoding adenosylcobinamide-GDP ribazoletransferase: MPTESRLADGVRLAVTTFTTLPLRAGRVDRAAAGRAMAVAPAVGALLGALLAGVLLLTAALAPPLVAAGVTVGLGALLTRGLHLDGLADTVDALGSYRRGAAALEIMKKPDVGPFGVVALVVVLLLQTAVLAELAGRSWPATLAGVVAATAAGRLGVAVACRRGVPAARPEGLGALVAGTVGPVALVVGTVAVALLAVPAAPGRPWQGPLAVVAALAVAVGLLGHAVRRLGGVTGDVLGATVEIVTTLVYLGLVLSG; the protein is encoded by the coding sequence GTGCCGACTGAGTCGCGGCTCGCCGACGGCGTCCGACTGGCGGTCACCACCTTCACCACGCTGCCGCTGCGCGCCGGCCGGGTCGACCGGGCCGCGGCGGGCCGGGCGATGGCGGTCGCCCCGGCGGTGGGCGCGCTGCTGGGCGCGCTGCTCGCCGGGGTGCTGCTGCTGACCGCCGCGCTCGCTCCCCCGCTGGTCGCCGCCGGGGTCACCGTCGGCCTCGGCGCGCTGCTCACCCGGGGCCTGCACCTGGACGGGCTGGCCGACACCGTGGACGCGCTGGGGTCGTACCGCCGGGGCGCCGCCGCGCTGGAGATCATGAAGAAGCCGGACGTGGGCCCGTTCGGGGTGGTCGCGCTGGTGGTCGTACTGCTGCTGCAGACGGCGGTGCTCGCGGAGCTGGCCGGGCGATCCTGGCCGGCGACGCTCGCAGGCGTGGTCGCCGCGACCGCGGCGGGTCGGCTCGGCGTCGCGGTCGCCTGCCGGCGCGGCGTCCCGGCCGCCCGGCCGGAAGGGCTGGGCGCGCTGGTGGCCGGCACGGTGGGCCCCGTCGCGCTGGTCGTCGGCACGGTCGCCGTCGCGCTGCTGGCGGTGCCGGCGGCGCCGGGCCGCCCGTGGCAGGGGCCGCTCGCCGTCGTCGCCGCCCTCGCCGTCGCGGTCGGGCTGCTCGGGCACGCGGTACGCCGGCTCGGCGGCGTCACCGGGGACGTGCTCGGCGCCACCGTGGAGATCGTCACCACGCTGGTCTACCTGGGACTGGTGCTGTCCGGCTGA
- a CDS encoding bifunctional adenosylcobinamide kinase/adenosylcobinamide-phosphate guanylyltransferase — MSVDGWNTLLVLGGIRSGKSEFAESLVADAPTVRYVATAPAGDPEDTEWAARLATHRARRPGSWTTEETADDPRRLADVLAAAGSNDTLLVDDLGGWVTVLLDPAHQPADDTATVEELAAAIRASAARVVLVSPEVGLSLVPTTPLGRAFTDALGATNRAVADACDAVVLVVAGQPSWLKPAAAPRTAAVPAQAGPGQAGAPEQPAPTNGGAPARATGAPETALPEVFTPAAAPAPTPAPAEQSATWAAPTMALPMVATGLVIQPGMELPMPDDYAGPQAVDRLTTLDVPGAGLGVLERVVGFAGATQGTPTPAPWGSVRVLLLHGDHAGGAAAGTVPGESARRARQARAGRGSLARLAAESGAELQVVEAPSSAPMEDGPALTADEVDSALRYGWRLAEQAADAGVQLLVLAACGAGTEAATAAVLAATAGAEPPAVLGRVVTEAGEIDDAAWMARCAAVRDALHRTRRSPRDAKDVLAELGGGDIAVATGVLLGATARRLPVLLDGPVGVAAGMVSRDLAGQARHWCLLPDHGGQPAVRLAADVLGLTPMLDLRLDLGEGATALATLPLLRSALALAATLPVHPSLGGDPEDEEEFVEPEPAGPGPTTVEPEFAEPEPAGPGPTTVEPDERVAVPDSPGRRAD, encoded by the coding sequence ATGTCCGTTGACGGGTGGAACACGCTCCTGGTGCTCGGCGGTATCCGGTCCGGCAAGTCCGAGTTCGCGGAATCGCTGGTCGCCGACGCGCCGACGGTCCGCTACGTGGCCACCGCCCCGGCGGGGGACCCGGAGGACACCGAGTGGGCCGCCCGACTGGCGACCCATCGGGCCCGGCGGCCGGGCAGCTGGACGACCGAGGAGACGGCGGACGACCCGCGTCGGTTGGCCGACGTCCTCGCCGCCGCCGGGTCGAACGACACGCTGCTCGTCGACGACCTCGGCGGCTGGGTGACCGTCCTGCTCGACCCGGCCCACCAGCCGGCCGACGACACCGCGACCGTCGAGGAGCTGGCGGCGGCGATCCGGGCGAGCGCCGCGCGGGTCGTGCTGGTCAGCCCGGAGGTCGGGCTCTCCCTGGTGCCGACCACCCCGCTCGGCCGGGCGTTCACCGACGCGCTGGGCGCGACCAACCGCGCGGTCGCCGACGCCTGCGACGCCGTGGTGCTGGTGGTCGCCGGCCAGCCCAGCTGGCTGAAGCCGGCCGCCGCGCCGCGTACCGCCGCCGTGCCCGCGCAGGCCGGCCCCGGCCAGGCCGGCGCGCCCGAACAGCCCGCGCCGACCAACGGCGGCGCGCCGGCCCGCGCCACCGGGGCGCCGGAGACAGCGCTGCCGGAGGTGTTCACCCCGGCCGCGGCGCCCGCGCCGACGCCCGCGCCGGCCGAGCAGAGCGCGACCTGGGCCGCGCCGACCATGGCCCTGCCGATGGTCGCCACCGGCCTGGTCATCCAGCCCGGCATGGAACTGCCGATGCCCGACGACTACGCCGGCCCGCAGGCCGTCGACCGGCTCACCACCCTGGACGTGCCCGGCGCCGGGCTCGGGGTGCTGGAACGGGTGGTCGGCTTCGCCGGCGCCACCCAGGGCACCCCCACCCCGGCCCCCTGGGGCTCGGTGCGGGTGCTGCTGCTGCACGGCGACCACGCCGGCGGGGCCGCCGCCGGCACCGTACCCGGCGAGTCCGCCCGCCGGGCCCGGCAGGCCCGCGCCGGCCGGGGGTCGCTGGCCCGGCTGGCCGCCGAGAGCGGCGCCGAGCTGCAGGTGGTCGAGGCGCCGAGCTCGGCGCCGATGGAGGACGGGCCGGCGCTCACCGCCGACGAGGTCGACTCGGCCCTGCGGTACGGCTGGCGGCTGGCCGAGCAGGCCGCCGACGCGGGCGTACAACTGCTGGTGCTGGCGGCGTGCGGCGCCGGCACCGAGGCGGCCACGGCGGCGGTGCTCGCGGCGACGGCCGGCGCGGAACCCCCGGCGGTGCTCGGCCGGGTGGTCACCGAGGCCGGCGAGATCGACGACGCGGCCTGGATGGCCCGCTGCGCGGCGGTCCGCGACGCGCTGCACCGCACCCGGCGCTCGCCGCGCGACGCCAAGGACGTGCTGGCCGAGCTGGGCGGCGGCGACATCGCTGTGGCGACCGGGGTGCTGCTCGGCGCGACCGCCCGGCGGCTGCCGGTGCTGCTCGACGGGCCGGTCGGGGTGGCCGCCGGCATGGTCAGCCGGGACCTGGCCGGGCAGGCCCGGCACTGGTGCCTGCTGCCCGACCACGGCGGGCAGCCGGCGGTCCGGCTCGCCGCCGACGTGCTCGGCCTGACTCCGATGCTCGACCTGCGGCTCGACCTCGGCGAGGGGGCCACCGCGCTGGCCACGCTGCCGCTGCTGCGCTCGGCGCTGGCGCTGGCCGCCACCCTGCCGGTGCACCCGTCGCTGGGCGGCGACCCGGAGGACGAGGAGGAGTTCGTCGAGCCGGAGCCGGCCGGGCCGGGGCCGACCACCGTCGAGCCGGAGTTCGCCGAGCCCGAGCCGGCCGGGCCGGGACCCACCACGGTCGAGCCGGACGAGCGGGTCGCCGTGCCGGATTCTCCCGGTCGGCGTGCCGACTGA
- a CDS encoding leucyl aminopeptidase → MTSPSTTLSLVDTDPAELVVDAIVIGVHSRPAEQDTTPTGSLLLASGAESIAAAFDGKLTETLALLGATGGAGEVIKLATLGTITAPVVAAVGLGPEPTGAAPAPETLRRAAGAVVRALAGAPRVALALPLPDDADAPAALRAVAEGALLGGYRFAGYKTKPQPTRREPVGEVLVAVPDAGDATAQAEIDRARTVAGAVRLSRDWVNTAPNELRPPSFADAVASAARDAGLGVEVLDEAALAAGGYGGILAVGQGSEAPPRLVKLTYTPEGGGTGKRVALVGKGITFDTGGISIKPAQGMWEMKSDMAGAAAVGAAMLAIAALKPSVAVTGYLPMAENMPSGTSYRPGDVITMYNGKKVEVLNTDAEGRMILADGIARACEDGADYLFETSTLTGGQVISLGKKIAGVMGTPELCERVKAAGEATGEPAWPMPLPDDVRKGMDSDVADISQVNAGMDRAGHMLQGGVFLREFVTDEVAWAHIDIAGPGYHSGEATGYWTKGGTGVPVRTLVHLVEDVAANG, encoded by the coding sequence GTGACATCGCCCAGCACCACCCTGAGCCTGGTCGACACCGACCCCGCCGAACTCGTCGTCGACGCGATCGTGATCGGCGTGCACAGCCGGCCCGCAGAGCAGGACACCACCCCGACCGGTTCTCTGCTGCTGGCCAGCGGCGCGGAGAGCATCGCCGCCGCGTTCGACGGCAAGCTGACCGAGACGCTGGCGCTGCTCGGCGCGACCGGCGGCGCCGGCGAGGTGATCAAGCTGGCCACGCTGGGCACGATCACCGCCCCGGTGGTCGCCGCCGTCGGTCTCGGCCCGGAGCCGACCGGTGCCGCCCCGGCGCCGGAGACCCTGCGCCGGGCCGCCGGTGCGGTGGTCCGCGCCCTCGCCGGCGCGCCGCGGGTGGCGCTCGCGCTGCCGCTGCCGGACGACGCCGACGCCCCGGCCGCGCTGCGCGCGGTCGCCGAGGGCGCGCTGCTCGGCGGGTACCGGTTCGCCGGCTACAAGACCAAGCCGCAGCCCACCCGGCGGGAGCCGGTGGGCGAGGTGCTGGTGGCCGTGCCGGACGCCGGCGACGCGACCGCCCAGGCGGAGATCGACCGGGCGCGGACGGTGGCCGGCGCGGTCCGGCTCAGCCGCGACTGGGTGAACACGGCCCCGAACGAGCTGCGGCCCCCGTCGTTCGCCGACGCGGTGGCGAGCGCCGCCCGGGACGCCGGCCTGGGCGTCGAGGTGCTGGACGAGGCGGCTCTGGCGGCCGGCGGGTACGGCGGCATCCTGGCCGTCGGGCAGGGCTCGGAGGCCCCGCCGCGGCTGGTCAAGCTGACCTACACCCCGGAGGGTGGCGGCACCGGCAAGCGGGTGGCGCTGGTCGGCAAGGGCATCACCTTCGACACCGGCGGCATCTCGATCAAGCCGGCGCAGGGCATGTGGGAGATGAAGTCCGACATGGCGGGCGCGGCGGCGGTCGGCGCGGCCATGCTGGCGATCGCGGCGCTCAAGCCCTCGGTGGCGGTGACCGGGTACCTGCCGATGGCGGAGAACATGCCGTCGGGCACCAGCTACCGGCCGGGCGACGTGATCACCATGTACAACGGCAAGAAGGTCGAGGTGCTCAACACCGACGCCGAGGGCCGGATGATCCTGGCCGACGGCATCGCCCGGGCCTGCGAGGACGGCGCGGACTACCTCTTCGAGACCTCCACCCTCACCGGCGGCCAGGTGATCTCGCTGGGCAAGAAGATCGCCGGCGTGATGGGCACCCCGGAGCTCTGCGAGCGGGTGAAGGCCGCCGGCGAGGCGACCGGCGAGCCGGCCTGGCCGATGCCGCTGCCGGACGACGTGCGCAAGGGCATGGACTCCGACGTCGCGGACATCTCCCAGGTCAACGCCGGGATGGACCGGGCCGGTCACATGCTCCAGGGCGGCGTCTTCCTGCGCGAGTTCGTCACCGACGAGGTCGCCTGGGCGCACATCGACATCGCCGGCCCGGGCTACCACTCGGGCGAGGCCACCGGCTACTGGACCAAGGGCGGCACCGGTGTCCCGGTCCGCACCCTGGTGCACCTGGTCGAGGACGTCGCCGCCAACGGCTGA